One part of the Glycine soja cultivar W05 chromosome 11, ASM419377v2, whole genome shotgun sequence genome encodes these proteins:
- the LOC114377334 gene encoding protein GID8 homolog: MSLFLLEIRQLAEIEAMAASKKLITREEWEKKLSDVKIRKEDMNKLVMNFLVTEGYVEAAEKFRMESGTEPDIDLATITDRMAVKKAVQSGNVEDAIEKVNDLNPEILDTNPQLFFHLQQQRLIELIRNGKVEEALEFAQEELAPRGEENQSFLEELERTVALLAFEDVSNCPVGELLDISQRLKTASEVNAAILTSQSHEKDPKLPSLLKMLLCAQNQLDEKAAYPRVNDLSTATLEDPAV; the protein is encoded by the exons ATGTCATTGTTCTTGCTTGAGATTCGTCAACTTGCAGAAATCGAGGCAATG GCTGCATCTAAGAAACTGATAACAAGAGAAGAGTGGGAGAAGAAGCTTAGTGATGTGAAGATTAGAAAAGAAGACATGAATAAATTGGTAATGAATTTCCTTGTCACCGAAGGCTATGTTGAAGCTGCTGAGAAATTTCGAATGGAGTCTGGAACTGAAC CAGACATAGATCTTGCAACAATAACAGATCGCATGGCTGTTAAGAAAGCAGTACAAAGTGGTAATGTTGAGGATGCAATTGAAAAAGTGAATGACTTAAATCCGGAG ATACTGGACACAAATCCCCAATTATTTTTCCATCTTCAACAGCAACGATTGATAGAACTCATCCGGAATGGAAAAGTAGAAGAAGCTCTAGAGTTTGCCCAAGAGGAGCTTGCACCAAGGGGAGAGGAAAAT CAAAGTTTTTTGGAAGAGTTGGAGAGGACTGTTGCACTTCTTGCCTTTGAAGATGTTTCTAACTGTCCTGTTGGAGAGCTGCTTGACATATCACAGCGTTTAAAGACAGCAAGTGAGGTGAATGCAGCCATACTTACTAGCCAGAGCCATGAAAAAG ACCCAAAACTTCCAAGCCTGTTGAAGATGCTGCTATGCGCCCAAAACCAGCTGGATGAGAAAGCTGCTTATCCTCGTGTCAATGATCTATCCACCGCTACATTAGAAGATCCTGCTGTTTGA
- the LOC114374071 gene encoding helicase-like transcription factor CHR28 isoform X2, producing the protein MVESDENCFTEMTEVSNCELPAYIADRRFPVPEAISSCAAVCGDNLNLTPWKRENDSQIKHIGYDAQSEYASHGSIIENIDLNFGDYETYMEDIIGFSGKQENDSCTSFEMSYVDAADRSSHVATSTDSSICQGSNVPNDFSDYYPSLNCYQGMDDRPVVANSSGRLSNGVYPHVRKNEEMMKNMKVAKMELFADTSSGMHSGINGGISFQDSRFRFADSKYASSFPGNVLFEDNASVQLSNCCSYISSEVQSLNVKAERDERVMPYQNSVHSDDAEFSVGQEMKQLSGIFPAVGCQGNDFFNCEDGVTIATTQKAKYYQDGVDGAANNFPGNMGNLNLKPLDKSLYNAQTSIASGKQYNCVMSEGEGKVIEHRSIDSHLSKGSIETSNTEDINHPALISRSAELGNSLITSESSRGGYTHSYMAGSVRPKARDEQYILRVALQDLSQPKSEISPPDGLLAVPLLRHQRIALSWMVQKETSSLYCSGGILADDQGLGKTVSTIALILKERPPLLNKCRNAQKFELETLNLDADDDQLPENGIVKNESNMCQDLSSRNPNQNMNLLVPAKGRPSAGTLIVCPTSVLRQWAEELHNKVTCKAKLSVLVYHGSNRTKDPYELAKYDVVLTTYSIVSMEVPKQPLVDKDDEEKGTYDDHAISSKKRKCPPSSKSGKKRLDSAMLEAVARPLAKVAWFRVVLDEAQSIKNHRTQVARACWGLRAKRRWCLSGTPIQNAIDDLYSYFRFLRYDPYAVYTSFCSTIKIPISRSPSKGYRKLQAVLKTIMLRRTKGSLLDGEPIISLPPKSVELKKVEFSQEERDFYSKLEADSRAQFQEYADAGTVKQNYVNILLMLLRLRQACDHPLLVKRYNSNSLWKSSVEMAKNLPQEKRLSLLKCLEASLALCGICNDPPEYAVVSVCGHVFCNQCICEHLTGDDNQCPATNCTTRLSMSSVFSKVTLNSSFSEQAGDNLPDYSGCEVEESEFFSQAQPCNSSKIKAALEVLQLLSKPQCCASQNNSVQSTSGESTDGLGSSSSADRMKSLNEIPESQNVFEERSSNNSVGVGEKAIVFSQWTRMLDLLEACLKNSSIQYRRLDGTMSVTARDKAVKDFNTLPEVSVMIMSLKAASLGLNMVAACHVLMLDLWWNPTTEDQAIDRAHRIGQTRPVTVLRLTVRDTVEDRILALQQKKRTMVASAFGEDGTGGRQSRLTVDDLKYLFMM; encoded by the exons ATGGTTGAAAGTGATGAAAATTGCTTCACAGAAATGACAGAAGTTTCTAATTGTGAGTTGCCTGCTTACATTGCAGACAGAAGGTTCCCTGTTCCTGAGGCGATTTCAAGCTGTGCAGCTGTCTGTGGAGATAATTTGAACCTGACTCCGTGGAAGCGTGAAAATGACAGCCAAATCAAGCATATAGGATATGATGCACAATCTGAAT ATGCTTCACATGGCTCTATCATTGAGaatattgatttaaattttggaGATTATGAAACATATATGGAAGACATTATTGGATTTTCTGGTAAACAAGAAAATGACTCATGTACATCTTTTGAAATGTCGTATGTGGATGCTGCTGATAGATCTTCACATGTTGCAACTTCAACTGATTCTTCTATTTGTCAAGGTTCCAATGTTCCCAATGATTTTAGTGACTATTATCCATCTTTGAATTGTTACCAAGGTATGGATGATAGACCTGTTGTTGCCAACAGTTCTGGTCGTTTGTCTAATGGTGTTTATCCTCACGTgcggaaaaatgaagaaatgatgAAGAACATGAAGGTTGCTAAAATGGAGTTATTTGCTGATACAAGTAGTGGCATGCATTCCGGCATTAATGGTGGGATATCTTTTCAAGATAGTCGATTTAGGTTTGCAGATAGTAAATATGCATCATCTTTTCCCGGTAATGTTCTCTTTGAAGACAATGCGTCAGTGCAACTTTCAAATTGTTGTTCATATATTTCGAGTGAAGTTCAATCACTTAATGTCAAAGCCGAAAGAGACGAACGGGTTATGCCTTACCAAAACTCTGTTCACAGTGATGATGCTGAGTTCAGTGTAGGTCAAGAGATGAAACAACTATCTGGTATTTTCCCTGCTGTTGGATGTCAGGGTAATGATTTCTTTAACTGCGAGGATGGGGTTACAATTGCAACAACTCAGAAAGCCAAATATTATCAAGATGGTGTCGATGGAGCTGCCAATAACTTTCCAGGAAACatgggaaatttgaatttaaaaccaTTAGACAAATCTTTGTATAATGCCCAGACATCTATTGCCAGTGGGAAGCAGTATAATTGTGTTATGAGTGAAGGAGAGGGCAAAGTAATCGAACATAGAAGTATTGATTCTCATCtttcaaaaggaagtattgagACATCTAATACTGAAGACATCAATCACCCTGCACTTATAAGTCGATCAGCAGAGCTTGGGAATTCCCTTATTACATCAGAATCTTCTAGAGGGGGTTATACTCATTCTTATATGGCGGGAAGTGTGAGGCCCAAGGCACGTGACGAGCAGTACATATTACGAGTTGCATTGCAG GATCTATCCCAACCAAAGTCAGAGATTAGTCCACCAGATGGTCTGCTGGCAGTTCCTCTTTTACGACATCAG AGAATTGCTCTATCATGGATGGTTCAGAAGGAAACGTCAAGTTTATACTGTTCTGGAGGAATTCTTGCAGATGATCAG GGTCTTGGGAAAACAGTGTCAACCATAGCTTTAATATTAAAGGAAAGACCTCCATTGCTGAATAAGTGCAGGAATGcccaaaaatttgaattagaaactTTGAATCTGGATGCAGATGATGATCAGCTTCCTGAGAATGGAATAGTAAAGAACGAATCTAATATGTGTCAGGATTTGTCTAGTAGAAATCCAAACCAGAACATGAATTTGTTAGTGCCTGCGAAGGGAAGGCCATCTGCAGGAACCCTTATTGTTTGTCCAACAAGTGTCCTGCGGCAATGGGCCGAGGAGTTGCACAATAAGGTAACCTGCAAAGCAAAACTCTCTGTGCTAGTATATCATGGAAGCAATCGAACAAAAGATCCTTATGAGCTTGCCAAATATGATGTTGTTCTGACGACTTATTCAATTGTCAGCATGGAGGTTCCTAAGCAGCCTCTTgttgacaaagatgatgaagaAAAAGGAACTTATGATGATCATGCAATATCAAGTAAGAAAAGGAAATGCCCTCCTAGTTCTAAAAGTGGAAAGAAGCGATTGGACAGTGCGATGCTTGAGGCTGTTGCTCGTCCTCTTGCAAAAGTGGCTTGGTTTAGAGTTGTCCTGGATGAGGCCCAGAGTATAAAGAATCACAGAACTCAAGTTGCAAGGGCCTGTTGGGGTCTTCGAGCCAAGCGTAGATGGTGCTTGTCGGGGACTCCTATCCAGAATGCAATTGACGATCTCTATAGTTACTTTAGATTTTTAAGATATGATCCTTATGCTGTGTACACTTCATTCTGTTCCACAATTAAGATCCCTATCAGCAGAAGTCCATCAAAAGGATACAGAAAGCTACAAGCTGtcttaaaaacaataatgttacGTCGGACAAAAG GCTCACTTCTTGATGGGGAGCCTATCATTTCCTTGCCACCTAAATCTGTAGAGTTGAAAAAAGTGGAATTTTCACAGGAGGAACGAGATTTTTATTCCAAACTAGAGGCTGATTCCCGAGCACAGTTTCAG GAATATGCTGATGCTGGAACTGTGAAGCAAAACTATGTTAACATTTTGTTGATGCTTTTGCGCCTTAGACAAGCGTGCGATCATCCTCTGCTTGTCAAACGTTACAATTCTAACTCTCTCTGGAAATCCTCAGTTGAGATGGCAAAGAATCTTCCTCAGGAAAAACGATTATCTCTTTTAAAATGTTTGGAGGCATCCTTGGCCCTCTGTGGTATCTGTAAT GACCCTCCTGAATATGCTGTTGTTTCAGTTTGTGGACATGTTTTTTGTAACCAGTGCATTTGTGAACATCTTACTGGTGATGACAATCAGTGCCCTGCTACAAACTGCACAACCCGACTAAGCATGTCTTCAGTGTTTTCCAAAGTCACACTGAATAGTTCTTTTTCTGAACAGGCTGGTGATAATTTGCCTGATTACTCTGGTTGTGAAGTGGAGGAATCTGAGTTTTTTTCTCAGGCTCAGCCATGCAATTCTTCAAAAATAAAGGCTGCACTTGAGGTGTTGCAGTTGTTGTCTAAACCACAATGCTGTGCTTCCCAAAACAATTCTGTGCAGAGCACTTCTGGGGAAAGTACTGATGGCCTTGGTAGTTCATCTAGTGCTGACAGAATGAAATCCTTAAATGAAATTCCCGAGAGTCAAAATGTGTTTGAGGAGAGAAGCTCTAATAATTCAGTCGGTGTAGGAGAGAAAGCTATAGTGTTTTCTCAGTGGACAAGGATGCTAGATTTACTTGAAGCATGTCTTAAGAATTCTTCAATCCAGTATAGAAGACTGGATGGAACAATGTCAGTCACTGCAAGAGATAAAGCTGTCAAAGATTTTAACACTCTCCCTGAG GTTTCAGTTATGATTATGTCTTTAAAGGCTGCTAGTCTTGGTCTGAATATGGTTGCTGCCTGCCATGTTCTTATGCTAGATCTATGGTGGAATCCTACAACTGAAGATCAGGCAATAGACCGAGCCCATCGAATTGGACAAACTCGTCCTGTCACAGTTTTACGGTTAACCGTTAGAGATACAGTTGAAGACCGTATTTTAGCTCTGCAG CAAAAAAAGCGAACAATGGTTGCATCTGCCTTTGGAGAGGATGGAACTGGTGGTCGTCAAAGTCGCCTTACAGTGGATGATCTAAAATACTTGTTCATGATGTGA
- the LOC114374071 gene encoding helicase-like transcription factor CHR28 isoform X1: protein MMANEVFDYPYLLGDDGDVANDDKLCIDLDTVMSVLDEDTNPSESSPEDFSLKNNSPGEAGLHDNFLLQNGNYVLECKHENQGPSSQIFSSPNALAGGFRDSSMVESDENCFTEMTEVSNCELPAYIADRRFPVPEAISSCAAVCGDNLNLTPWKRENDSQIKHIGYDAQSEYASHGSIIENIDLNFGDYETYMEDIIGFSGKQENDSCTSFEMSYVDAADRSSHVATSTDSSICQGSNVPNDFSDYYPSLNCYQGMDDRPVVANSSGRLSNGVYPHVRKNEEMMKNMKVAKMELFADTSSGMHSGINGGISFQDSRFRFADSKYASSFPGNVLFEDNASVQLSNCCSYISSEVQSLNVKAERDERVMPYQNSVHSDDAEFSVGQEMKQLSGIFPAVGCQGNDFFNCEDGVTIATTQKAKYYQDGVDGAANNFPGNMGNLNLKPLDKSLYNAQTSIASGKQYNCVMSEGEGKVIEHRSIDSHLSKGSIETSNTEDINHPALISRSAELGNSLITSESSRGGYTHSYMAGSVRPKARDEQYILRVALQDLSQPKSEISPPDGLLAVPLLRHQRIALSWMVQKETSSLYCSGGILADDQGLGKTVSTIALILKERPPLLNKCRNAQKFELETLNLDADDDQLPENGIVKNESNMCQDLSSRNPNQNMNLLVPAKGRPSAGTLIVCPTSVLRQWAEELHNKVTCKAKLSVLVYHGSNRTKDPYELAKYDVVLTTYSIVSMEVPKQPLVDKDDEEKGTYDDHAISSKKRKCPPSSKSGKKRLDSAMLEAVARPLAKVAWFRVVLDEAQSIKNHRTQVARACWGLRAKRRWCLSGTPIQNAIDDLYSYFRFLRYDPYAVYTSFCSTIKIPISRSPSKGYRKLQAVLKTIMLRRTKGSLLDGEPIISLPPKSVELKKVEFSQEERDFYSKLEADSRAQFQEYADAGTVKQNYVNILLMLLRLRQACDHPLLVKRYNSNSLWKSSVEMAKNLPQEKRLSLLKCLEASLALCGICNDPPEYAVVSVCGHVFCNQCICEHLTGDDNQCPATNCTTRLSMSSVFSKVTLNSSFSEQAGDNLPDYSGCEVEESEFFSQAQPCNSSKIKAALEVLQLLSKPQCCASQNNSVQSTSGESTDGLGSSSSADRMKSLNEIPESQNVFEERSSNNSVGVGEKAIVFSQWTRMLDLLEACLKNSSIQYRRLDGTMSVTARDKAVKDFNTLPEVSVMIMSLKAASLGLNMVAACHVLMLDLWWNPTTEDQAIDRAHRIGQTRPVTVLRLTVRDTVEDRILALQQKKRTMVASAFGEDGTGGRQSRLTVDDLKYLFMM, encoded by the exons ATGATGGCAAACGAGGTTTTTGATTACCCGTATCTCTTGGGCGACGACGGAGACGTCGCCAACGACGATAAGCTCTGCATCGATTTGGACACTGTTATGAGCGTTCTCGACGAGGACACCAATCCTTCCGAG AGTAGTCCTGAGgatttttcattgaaaaataattctCCTGGTGAAGCTGGCCTCCATGATAATTTTCTACTTCAAAATG GGAATTATGTCCTTGAATGTAAACATGAAAACCAGGGGCCTTCATCACAGATTTTTTCTTCCCCAAATGCTCTTGCTGGTGGTTTCAGGGACTCCTCCATGGTTGAAAGTGATGAAAATTGCTTCACAGAAATGACAGAAGTTTCTAATTGTGAGTTGCCTGCTTACATTGCAGACAGAAGGTTCCCTGTTCCTGAGGCGATTTCAAGCTGTGCAGCTGTCTGTGGAGATAATTTGAACCTGACTCCGTGGAAGCGTGAAAATGACAGCCAAATCAAGCATATAGGATATGATGCACAATCTGAAT ATGCTTCACATGGCTCTATCATTGAGaatattgatttaaattttggaGATTATGAAACATATATGGAAGACATTATTGGATTTTCTGGTAAACAAGAAAATGACTCATGTACATCTTTTGAAATGTCGTATGTGGATGCTGCTGATAGATCTTCACATGTTGCAACTTCAACTGATTCTTCTATTTGTCAAGGTTCCAATGTTCCCAATGATTTTAGTGACTATTATCCATCTTTGAATTGTTACCAAGGTATGGATGATAGACCTGTTGTTGCCAACAGTTCTGGTCGTTTGTCTAATGGTGTTTATCCTCACGTgcggaaaaatgaagaaatgatgAAGAACATGAAGGTTGCTAAAATGGAGTTATTTGCTGATACAAGTAGTGGCATGCATTCCGGCATTAATGGTGGGATATCTTTTCAAGATAGTCGATTTAGGTTTGCAGATAGTAAATATGCATCATCTTTTCCCGGTAATGTTCTCTTTGAAGACAATGCGTCAGTGCAACTTTCAAATTGTTGTTCATATATTTCGAGTGAAGTTCAATCACTTAATGTCAAAGCCGAAAGAGACGAACGGGTTATGCCTTACCAAAACTCTGTTCACAGTGATGATGCTGAGTTCAGTGTAGGTCAAGAGATGAAACAACTATCTGGTATTTTCCCTGCTGTTGGATGTCAGGGTAATGATTTCTTTAACTGCGAGGATGGGGTTACAATTGCAACAACTCAGAAAGCCAAATATTATCAAGATGGTGTCGATGGAGCTGCCAATAACTTTCCAGGAAACatgggaaatttgaatttaaaaccaTTAGACAAATCTTTGTATAATGCCCAGACATCTATTGCCAGTGGGAAGCAGTATAATTGTGTTATGAGTGAAGGAGAGGGCAAAGTAATCGAACATAGAAGTATTGATTCTCATCtttcaaaaggaagtattgagACATCTAATACTGAAGACATCAATCACCCTGCACTTATAAGTCGATCAGCAGAGCTTGGGAATTCCCTTATTACATCAGAATCTTCTAGAGGGGGTTATACTCATTCTTATATGGCGGGAAGTGTGAGGCCCAAGGCACGTGACGAGCAGTACATATTACGAGTTGCATTGCAG GATCTATCCCAACCAAAGTCAGAGATTAGTCCACCAGATGGTCTGCTGGCAGTTCCTCTTTTACGACATCAG AGAATTGCTCTATCATGGATGGTTCAGAAGGAAACGTCAAGTTTATACTGTTCTGGAGGAATTCTTGCAGATGATCAG GGTCTTGGGAAAACAGTGTCAACCATAGCTTTAATATTAAAGGAAAGACCTCCATTGCTGAATAAGTGCAGGAATGcccaaaaatttgaattagaaactTTGAATCTGGATGCAGATGATGATCAGCTTCCTGAGAATGGAATAGTAAAGAACGAATCTAATATGTGTCAGGATTTGTCTAGTAGAAATCCAAACCAGAACATGAATTTGTTAGTGCCTGCGAAGGGAAGGCCATCTGCAGGAACCCTTATTGTTTGTCCAACAAGTGTCCTGCGGCAATGGGCCGAGGAGTTGCACAATAAGGTAACCTGCAAAGCAAAACTCTCTGTGCTAGTATATCATGGAAGCAATCGAACAAAAGATCCTTATGAGCTTGCCAAATATGATGTTGTTCTGACGACTTATTCAATTGTCAGCATGGAGGTTCCTAAGCAGCCTCTTgttgacaaagatgatgaagaAAAAGGAACTTATGATGATCATGCAATATCAAGTAAGAAAAGGAAATGCCCTCCTAGTTCTAAAAGTGGAAAGAAGCGATTGGACAGTGCGATGCTTGAGGCTGTTGCTCGTCCTCTTGCAAAAGTGGCTTGGTTTAGAGTTGTCCTGGATGAGGCCCAGAGTATAAAGAATCACAGAACTCAAGTTGCAAGGGCCTGTTGGGGTCTTCGAGCCAAGCGTAGATGGTGCTTGTCGGGGACTCCTATCCAGAATGCAATTGACGATCTCTATAGTTACTTTAGATTTTTAAGATATGATCCTTATGCTGTGTACACTTCATTCTGTTCCACAATTAAGATCCCTATCAGCAGAAGTCCATCAAAAGGATACAGAAAGCTACAAGCTGtcttaaaaacaataatgttacGTCGGACAAAAG GCTCACTTCTTGATGGGGAGCCTATCATTTCCTTGCCACCTAAATCTGTAGAGTTGAAAAAAGTGGAATTTTCACAGGAGGAACGAGATTTTTATTCCAAACTAGAGGCTGATTCCCGAGCACAGTTTCAG GAATATGCTGATGCTGGAACTGTGAAGCAAAACTATGTTAACATTTTGTTGATGCTTTTGCGCCTTAGACAAGCGTGCGATCATCCTCTGCTTGTCAAACGTTACAATTCTAACTCTCTCTGGAAATCCTCAGTTGAGATGGCAAAGAATCTTCCTCAGGAAAAACGATTATCTCTTTTAAAATGTTTGGAGGCATCCTTGGCCCTCTGTGGTATCTGTAAT GACCCTCCTGAATATGCTGTTGTTTCAGTTTGTGGACATGTTTTTTGTAACCAGTGCATTTGTGAACATCTTACTGGTGATGACAATCAGTGCCCTGCTACAAACTGCACAACCCGACTAAGCATGTCTTCAGTGTTTTCCAAAGTCACACTGAATAGTTCTTTTTCTGAACAGGCTGGTGATAATTTGCCTGATTACTCTGGTTGTGAAGTGGAGGAATCTGAGTTTTTTTCTCAGGCTCAGCCATGCAATTCTTCAAAAATAAAGGCTGCACTTGAGGTGTTGCAGTTGTTGTCTAAACCACAATGCTGTGCTTCCCAAAACAATTCTGTGCAGAGCACTTCTGGGGAAAGTACTGATGGCCTTGGTAGTTCATCTAGTGCTGACAGAATGAAATCCTTAAATGAAATTCCCGAGAGTCAAAATGTGTTTGAGGAGAGAAGCTCTAATAATTCAGTCGGTGTAGGAGAGAAAGCTATAGTGTTTTCTCAGTGGACAAGGATGCTAGATTTACTTGAAGCATGTCTTAAGAATTCTTCAATCCAGTATAGAAGACTGGATGGAACAATGTCAGTCACTGCAAGAGATAAAGCTGTCAAAGATTTTAACACTCTCCCTGAG GTTTCAGTTATGATTATGTCTTTAAAGGCTGCTAGTCTTGGTCTGAATATGGTTGCTGCCTGCCATGTTCTTATGCTAGATCTATGGTGGAATCCTACAACTGAAGATCAGGCAATAGACCGAGCCCATCGAATTGGACAAACTCGTCCTGTCACAGTTTTACGGTTAACCGTTAGAGATACAGTTGAAGACCGTATTTTAGCTCTGCAG CAAAAAAAGCGAACAATGGTTGCATCTGCCTTTGGAGAGGATGGAACTGGTGGTCGTCAAAGTCGCCTTACAGTGGATGATCTAAAATACTTGTTCATGATGTGA